One Piscinibacter lacus genomic window, TGTCCGGACCTTTCCGGGCCTTGTGGCCCGAGCGGGAGGAACGTCTCGCTCAGTGCGCCATGACGGCACCACGACGTCAGTTTCATCACGCCTTCGGAGCGCGTCAAGCGCTTTGTGTCAGCCTTTCGTGCGCCTCGGGATTGCTGTGGCACGGTCGGCACGGGAAGTCAAAGTGTCAATTCAGATTGACATTGTTCGCAGTAAATCCTAGATTGGGTCAATGCAGCGCCCCGACCCCAGCCCCGCCGATCCGACCCGCAGCCCGCGGGCGATCTACAGCCGCGAGGAACGCGCCCGGCGCGACGCCAGCCCCTGGACCCTGGTGCAAGGCGTGCTGGCGCCGCTGCAGTTCCTGGTCTTCCTGGTGAGCCTGGGCCTGGTGCTGCGCACCCTGGCCACGGGCGAGGGCCAGGCCGCGGCCGAGCTGTCGGTGCAGCTCAAGACGGCGGTGCTGCTGCTCATCATGGTGACCGGCTCGATCTGGGAGAAGGTGGTCTTCGGCCGCTGGCTGTTCGCCTCGGCCTTCTTCTGGGAGGATGTGGTCAGCTTCGGCGTCATCGCCCTGCACCTGGCCTGCGTGCTGGCCATGGCCTACGACCTCGGCCTCGATGCGCGCGAGCGTCTGCTGCTGGCCCTGGCCGCCTACGCCAGCTATGCGGTCAATGCCGGCCAGTTCCTGTGGAAGCTGCGCCTGGCCCGGCTGGAGGCGCCGCCGCGCCCGGCCCCTGCAAGCGCCCGCGGCCCGGGCCGGGAGCTGGCCCGATGAACGCCCCCATCCCCATCCATGTGCAGCCCCTGCACGAGCTGCCCCCCGCCGCCGGCGGCGGCTGCAGCAGCGCGCCGGTGCTGCGCGAGCGCGGCCAGCGCGAGGTCTTCTGCGGCCTGACCGGCATCGTCTGGCTGCATCGCAAGATCCAGGACGCCTTCTTCCTGATCGTCGGCTCGCGCACCTGCGCCCACCTGATGCAGAGCGCGGCGGGCGTGATGATCTTTGCCGAGCCGCGCTTCGCCACCGCGATCATCGAGGAGCGCGACCTCGCCGGCCTCGCCGATGCCAACGAGGAACTCGACCGGGTGGTCGAGCGCCTGCTGACGCGCCGGCCCGACATCAAGCTGCTCTTCCTGGTCGGCTCCTGCCCCTCGGAAGTCATCAAGCTCGACCTGTCCCGCGCCGCCCAGCGCCTGTCGCAGCGCTTCACCCCCGGGGTGCGGGTGCTGAACTACTCCGGCAGCGGCATCGAGACCACCTTCACCCAGGGCGAGGACGCCTGCCTCGCTACCCTGGTGCCCGAGCTGCCCGCCCTGCCGGCCGAAGCCGCGCCCGAGCTGCTCGTCGTCGGCACCCTGGCCGATGTGGTCGAGGACCAGTTCGCCCGGCTCTTCCAGGCCCTGGGCGTGCCGGTGCGCTTCCTGCCGCCGCGCCAGTCGCGTGCCCTGCCGCCGGTCGGCCCGCAGACCCGCATGCTGCTGGCCCAGCCTTTCCTGGGCGACACCGCCCGCGCCCTGGAGGGCCGTGGCGCACGCCACCTGCCGGCCCTGTTCCCGCTGGGCGAGGAGGGCACCACCGCCTGGCTGGCCGCCGCGGCCGAGGCCTTCGGTATCTCGCGCGAGCACTTCGACGCCGTCACCGCGCCCGGCCGGGCCCGCGCCCGCGCCGCGCTGGAGCGCCAGCGCACGCTGCTGGCCGGCCGCAGCATCTTCTTCTTCCCCGATTCGCAGCTTGAGCTGCCGCTGGCGCGCTTCCTGTCGCGCGAGCTGGACATGCGGCTCACCGAAGTCGGCACCCCCTACCTGCACCGCGGCCACCTGGCCGCTGAGCTGGCCCTGCTGCCGGCCGGCACCCGGCTGAGCGAGGGCCAGGACGTCGACCGCCAGCTTGACCGCTGCCGCGCCGCCGCGCCCGACCTGACCGTCTGCGGCCTGGGCCTGGCCAACCCGCTGGAGGCCGAGGGCCTCAGCACCAAGTGGGCCATCGAACTGGTCTTCAGCCCCATCCAGGGCTACGACCAGGCCGGCGACCTGGCCGCCCTCTTCAGCCGACCGCTCGACCGCCGCCAGCGGCTCGCGGCCTGAGCCCGGACGACCATGCAGCTCACGCTCTGGACTTACGAAGGCCCGCCGCATGTCGGCGCCATGCGCATCGCCACGGCCATGCGCGGCCTGCATTACGTGCTGCATGCGCCCCAGGGCGACACCTATGCGGACCTGCTGTTCACGATGATCGAGCGGCGCGACCGCCGCCCGCCCGTCACCTACACCACCTTCCAGGCCCGCGACCTGGGCGGCGACACCGCCGAGCTGTTCAAGACGGCCGTCCGCGAAGCCCATGCCCGCTTCCAGCCCGAGGCCCTGATCGTCGGCGCCTCCTGCACCGCCGAGCTGATCCAGGACGACCCGGCCGGCCTCGCCGGTGCGCTCGACCTGCCGGTGCCGGTGATCCCGCTGGAGCTGCCCAGCTACCAGAAGAAGGAACACTGGGGCGCGGCCGAGACCTTCTACCAGCTCGTCCGCAGCCTTTGCGGCCCGGCCGCCCGCGCCCGCCGCGAGGCCCGTGCCGCCGGCGAGCTGCCGGCGCGGCCCGCCGGCCCCCGGCGCTGCAATGTGCTGGGCCCCGCCGCCCTGGGCTTCCGCCACCGCGATGACCTGGCCGAGATCCGCCGCCTGCTGGCCGCGCTGGGCATCGAGATCCACCATGTCGCGCCGCTGGGCATCAGCCCGCGCGAGCTGGCCACGCTGGGCGAGGCCGATTTCAATGTCGTGCTCTACCCCGAGATTGCCGGCACCGCCGCCGCCTGGCTCAAGCGCGAGTTCGGCCAGCCCGCGACCACCGTGCTGCCCTATGGCAGCCGCGCCACCGAGGCCTTCGTGCGCGAAGTCGCCGCGCTGGCCGGTGTCGACCCCGAGCCGGCCCTGGCCGCCGAGGACCGCCGCGCCCGCTGGTATGCCGCCTCGGTCGACTCGACCTACTTGACCGGCAAGCGCGTCTTCATCTTCGGCGACGCCACCCATGCGGTGGCGGCGGCCAAGGTCGCCGCGGGCGAGATGGGCTTCGAGGTCGTCGGCCTCGGCAGCTACAGCCGCGAGTTCGCCCGCGAGGTGCGCGAGACCGCCGCCAGCCTGGGCCTGGAGGCGCTGATCACCGACGACTACCTCGATGTCGAGGCCCGCATCGCCGAGCTTCAGCCCGACCTGGTGCTGGGCACGCAGATGGAGCGCCACATCGCCAAGCGCCTGGGCCTGCCCTGCGCGGTGATCTCGGCCCCTGTGCATGTGCAGGACTTCCCGGCCCGCTACGCGCCGCAGCTCGGCTTCGAGGGCGCCAACGTGCTCTTCGACACCTGGGTGCACCCGCTGATGATGGGCCTGGAAGAGCATCTGCTGGGCATGTTCCGCGGCGACTTCGAGTTCCACGAAGGCGCCGCCCCCTCGCACCTGGGCGGCCCGGCCCGGCCGGCCGCGCAGGCGCTGCCGGAGCCTCTGACGGCGGAGCCGCAGCCCCAGGCCGCCGAGCCAGCCGCCGCCCCCGCGCGGGCGACCCCGGCCGTCGCCGCCGCACCGATCGCAGCCGCCGCCCCCATCGACACCCGCTGGGCGCCCGAGGCCGAGCGCGAGCTGGGCAAGATCCCCTTCTTCGTGCGCGGCAAGGCCCGCCGCAACACCGAGCGCTACGCCAGCGAGCTGGGCGTGGCCACCATCACCGTCGAGACGCTCTATGACGCCAAAGCGCACTACAGCCGCTGAGGCGCATGCGCCCGGCGCGGCCGGAACCGGCATGCGGGTCGTGCTGGTGACGATGGACGCCCACCTGGTCAGCAGCGCCGCGCGCGCCATGGCCACGCTGGAGCGCCAGTTGCCCGGCCTGGTCTTCGAAGTCCACCTGGCTTGCGCCTGGGCCGAGGATGCCGAGGCCCTGGCGCGCTGCCGCGCCGCCATCGCGGGCGCCGACCTGCTGATCTGCGCCATGCTCTTCATGGAGGACCACTACCTGCCGGTCCTCGACGCCCTGCAGGCCCGCCGGCCCGATTGCGATGCCGTCGTCGCCTTGCTCTCGGCCGCGCCGGTGATGAAGCTGACCCGCATGGGCCGCTTCAGCATGGACGGCAGCAGCGGCGGCCCCATGGCCCTGCTGCGCAAGCTGCGTGGCAAGCCGGCCGAAGGCAAGCCGGCCGGCGGCGGCGGTGCCCAGCAGATGGCCATGCTGCGCCGCCTGCCCAAGATCCTGCGCTTCATCCCCGGCACCGCGCAGGACCTGCGCGCCTGGATGCTGGCCATGCAGTACTGGCTGGCCGGCTCGCAGGAGAACCTGGGCGCGCTCGTTCACTTTCTCGTCGACCGCTATGCCGAGGGCCCGCGCAAGGGCCTGCGCGGCCGCGGCAGCGTGCCCGATCCGGTGGCCTATCCCGAGGTCGGCGTCTACCACCCGCGCCTGCAGGCAGGCCCCGCCGCCCAGGGCCTGTCGGAAGACGCCGGCAAGCTGCCTGCCCTGCCGGGCGCCACCGGCACCGTCGGCCTGCTGCTGATGCGCAGCTACCTGCTGGCCGGCAACCGCGCCCACTACGACGGCGTGATCGCCGCCCTGGAAGCGCGCGGCCTGCGCGTGATCCCGGTCTTCGCCAGCGGCCTGGATGCGCGGCCTGCGGTGGAACGCTACTTCCTCGACGGCGAGCGCAGCCGGGTCGATGCCGTGGTCTCGCTGACCGGCTTCTCCCTGGTCGGCGGCCCGGCCTACAACGATTCGCGCTCGGCCGAAGCCCTGCTGGCCCGGCTCGACGTGCCCTATCTCGCCGCCATGCCGGTCGAGTTCCAGTCGCTCACCCAGTGGCAGGATTCCTCGCGCGGCCTGCTGCCGGTCGAGTCGACCATCATGGTCGCCCTGCCCGAGCTGGACGGCGCCACCGGCGCCATGGTCTTCGGCGGCCGGGCCGGCCCGACCGCCCCGGCGGCGGGCACGGCCCCGGCCACGCCCGCGGTGCAGGACGGCCGCGCCGCCGGCCACGACATGGCCGTGCATCCCGAGCGCGCCGCCATGCTGGCCGACCGCGTCGCCCGCCTGGTCGCGCTGCGCCGCAGCCCGCGCGCCGAGCGCCGCATCGCCATCGTGCTGTTCAACTTCCCGCCCAATGGCGGCGCGGCCGGCAGCGCCGCCCACCTGGGCGTCTTCGAGTCCCTGCACCATGTGCTGGGCCGCATGGCGGCCGAGGGCTACCGGGTCGACGTGCCCGAGAGCGTCGATGCGCTGCGCGAGGCCCTGCTGCAGGGCAATGCCAGCCGCCACGGCACCGAGGCGAATGTGCATGCGCGCATCCCCACCGCCGACCACATCCGCTGCGAGCCGCACCTGGCCGAGATCGAGGCCACCTGGGGCCCGGCGCCGGGCCGCCAGCTCAGCGACGGCGCCTCGCTGCTGGTGCTGGGCCGCAGCTTCGGCGAGGTCTTCGTCGGCCTGCAGCCGCCCTTCGGCATCGAGGGCGATCCGATGCGCCTGCTCTTCGAGGGCGGCCATGCACCCACCCATGCCTTCAGCGCCTTCTACCGCTGGATCCGCGAGGACTTCGGCGCCCATGCCGTGCTGCACTTCGGCACCCACGGCGCGCTGGAATTCATGCCCGGCAAGCAGGCCGGCCTGTCCGCCGCCTGCTGGCCCGACCGCCTGATCCGCGACCTGCCGAGCTTCTACCTCTACGCCGCCAACAACCCCAGCGAGGGCATGCTGGCCAAGCGCCGCGCGGCCGCCACCCTGATCAGCCACATCACGCCGCCGCTGACCCAGGCCGGCCTGTACCGCGGCCTGGTCGACCTGCGCGACAGCCTGGACCGCTGGCGCCGCCTGCCGCCCGAGACCGAGGCCGCCGAAGCCGGCGACCTGGCCCAGCTCATCCAGGCCCAGGCCGCCGAGCTCGACCTGGCGCCGCTGGAGCCCGCCTGGCCGCTGCCCGAGGCGCCCGCCGCCATCGAGACCCTGCGCCTGGCCCTGGCCGAGCTGGAAGCCACCCTCATCCCCCAGGGCCTGCATGTGCTGGGCCGTCCGCCCAGCGCCCACGCCCGGCTCGACCTGCTGCATGCCTTGGCCGAGGCCGGCCCCGCCCCGCATCCCGGCCGCGAGGCCCTGGCCGAGCTGGTCGCCGGCCACCGCCCGGCCGAGGTGCTGGCCCGCCATCCCCTGACGGCGGCCGGCCGCGACGATGCCGCGGCGTCCGAGGCGCTGGCCCGGCTCGAAGGCCTGGCCCGCACCGACGCCATGCTCTGCGCCGACCACGAGACCGACGGCCTGCTGCATGCCCTGGATGCCGGCTACCTGCGACCCGCGCCGGGCGGCGACCTGCTGCGAACGCCCGAGGTGCTGCCCACCGGCCGCAACCTGCACGGCTTCGATCCCTTCCGCCTGCCCAGCGCCTGGGCCGTGCGTGACGGGGCCCGCCAGGCCGAACGCCTGCTGGCCCGCCACCAGGCCGACGGCCACCCCCTGCCCGAGACCGTGGCCCTGGTGCTCTGGGGCACCGACAACCTCAAGCACGAGGGCACGCCCATCGCCCAGGCCCTGGCCCTGCTCGGCGCCCGGCCGCGCTTCGACAGCTACGGCCGCCTGGCCGGCGCCGAGCTGATGCCCCTGGCCAGCCTGGGCCGGCCGCGCATCGATGTGGTGATCACCCTGTCGGGCATCTTCCGCGACCTGCTGCCCCTGCAGATCAAGCTGCTGGCCGAGGCCGCCTTCCTGGCTGCGAGCGCCGACGAACCCGAGTCGCAGAACTTCATCCGCAAGCATGCCCTGGCCTGGCAGCGCGGCCACGGCGGCGACCTGGAGACCGCCTCGCTGCGCGTCTTCGGCAATGCCGAGGGGGCCTACGGCGCCAACGTCAACCACCTGGTCGACAGCAGCCGCTGGGAGGCCGAGGACGAACTGGCCGAGACCTACTGCCGCCGCAAGGGCCACGCCTACGGCCTCAACGGCCGGCCGATGCGCCAGCCCGAGCTGATGGCCGAGGTGCTGGCCGGCGTGCAGCTCGCCTACCAGAGCCTGGATTCGGTCGAGCTGGGCGTGACCACGGTCGACACCTACTTCGACACCCTGGGCGGCCTGTCGCGCGCCGTGCAGCGCGCCAAGGGCGCGGCCGGCCTGCCGGCCGAGGTGGCGCCGGTCTACATCGGCGACAGCACCCGGGGCGAGGAGCGCGGCACCGTCCGCACCCTGTCCGAGCAGGTGGCGCTCGAAACCCGCACCCGCATGCTCAACCCCAAGTGGGCCGAGGCCATGCTGGCCCATGGCCACGAGGGCGTGCGCCAGATCGAGGCGCATGTGACCAACACCTTCGCCTGGTCGGCCACCACCGGCCAGGTGCAGCCCTGGGTCTACCAGCAGCTTGCGCAGACCTTCATGCTCGACCCGGCCATGCGCGAGCGCCTGGCCCAGCTCAACCCGGCCGCCTCGGTGAAGGTGGCCAACCGCCTGCTCGAAGCCCAGCGCCGCCAGTACTGGCAGCCCAACGCCGCCGTGCTGGATGCCATGCAGCGCGCCGGCGAGGAGCTGGAGGACCGGCTCGAAGGCGTGCTCGTCCGCGCCGCCGCCTGAACGCACGCCCCCCCGCACCCCAACCGAACGAGCCGACATGGACATCACCACCCTGCCTTTCCCGACGGTCCGCACCGCGTCCCGCCGCCCCGATGGCGAGGGCAGCCTGCAGGTCCAGCTCGACCCCGACCTCAAGATCGGCACCGCCAAGGTCTTCGCCATCTACGGCAAGGGCGGCATCGGCAAGAGCACGACCAGCAGCAACCTCAGCGCCGCCTTCAGCAAGCTGGGCAAGCGCGTGCTGCAGATCGGCTGCGACCCCAAGCACGACAGCACCTTCACCCTGACCAAGAAGATGCTGCCGACCGTCATCGACATCCTGGAGACGGTCGATTTCCACCCCGAGGAGCTCAAGCCCGAGGACTTCGTCTTCGAGGGCTACAACGGCGTGATGTGCGTGGAAGCCGGCGGCCCGCCGGCGGGCACCGGCTGCGGCGGCTATGTGGTCGGCCAGACGGTCAAGCTGCTCAAGGAGCACCACCTGCTGGAAGACACCGACGTGGTGATCTTCGACGTGCTGGGCGACGTGGTCTGCGGCGGCTTCGCGGCACCGCTTCAGCATGCCGACCGGGCCATGATCGTCACGGCCAACGACTTCGATTCCATCTTCGCGATGAACCGGATCGTGCAGGCCATCGGCGCCAAGGCCAAGAACTACAAGGTGCGGCTGGGCGGCGTGATCGCCAACCGCAGCGTCGACACCGACCAGATCGACAAGTACAACGCCCGCACCGGCCTGGGCCTGGCCGCGCACTTCCAGGACCTGGACGTGATCCGCCGCAGCCGGCTGAAGAAATCGACCGTCTTCGAGATGGACGATGCGCCCGGCCTCAAGCAGGCCCAGGACGAGTACATGCGCCTGGCCGCCGCGATGTGGGTGGGCACCGAGCCGCTGCCGGCCGTGCCGCTCAAGGACCGCGACATCTTCGACCTGCTGGGTTTCGACTGAAAGGCAGGCCGCGCATGAACGATCCCCTGATTTCGCCCCGGCCCGCCGCTGGCTTCGCCCCGCCGCAGGCCGACGAGGCCTATCTGCGCCGCCGCGCCGCCGTCGAGCATTACTTCGACCGCACGGCCGCCCAGGCCTGGGCGCGGCTCACCTCCGAGGCGCCGGTGGGCCGCATCCGCGCCACCGTGCGCGCCGGCCGCGACCGCATGCGCGCCACCCTGCTCGACTGGCTGCCGGCCGACCTGCGCGGCCAGCGCCTGCTGGACTTGGGCTGCGGCACCGGCGCCCTGGCCGTGGAGGCCGCGCGGCGCGGCGCCGAGGTGGTGGCGGTCGACCTGTCGCCGACCCTGGTGCAACTGGGCCGCGAACGCTGCCCGGCCGATGTCGCCGCGCAGATCGACTGGCGCAGCGGCGATGCGACTGACCCGGCGCTGGGCCGCTTCGACCATGTGGTGGCGATGGACTCGCTGATCCACTACCGCCTCGTCGATGCCGTGACCGCGCTGGCCGCGCTGGCGCCGCGCACCCGCGGCCGCATCCTCTTCACCTACGCGCCGCGCACGCCGCTGCTGGCGGCCATGCACACCCTGGGTCGCTGCTTTCCGCGCAGCGAGCGCTCGCCGGCCCTGCAGCCCTTCGCGCCGGCCCAGGTGCTGCGCCGCCTGGCCGAGCAGCCCGCCCTGGCCGCCTGGACGGCCGGTCGCCAGGCCCGGGTAAATGCCGGCTTCTACATCTCGCAGGCCCAGGAGTTCCACCGGTGAAGCCGGCCGGCACGCCCCGCAAGCCCTCGCCGCTGGCCCAGTGGTGGGCGCGGCAGTGGCCGCGCTGGCTGCCCTTTGCCGATGCCGCCTCGGCCAGCCTGCCGCTGCCGCGGCTGCTGCGCCTGGCGCTGTTCCAGGTCTCGGTGGGCATGGCCACGGCCCTGCTGGTGGGCACGCTCAACCGGGTGATGATCGTCGAGCTGGGCATGAGCGCCGGCCTGGTCGCGCTGATGGTGGCGCTGCCGCTGGTGGCCGCGCCCTTCCGCGCCTTCATCGGCTTCCGCTCCGACCACCACCGCTCGGCCCTGGGCTGGAAGCGCGTGCCTTATCTGTGGCTGGGCAGCCTGATGCTCTTCGGCGGCCTGGCCATCATGCCCTTCGCCCTGCTGCTGCTGGGCGAGGGCGGGCTCAAGGGCCAGACCTTCGGCGCCGTCGGTGGCGCCCTGGCCTTCCTGCTGGTCGGCGCCGGCATGCAGATGACGCAGACCGCCGGCCTGGCCCTGGCCACCGACCTGGCGCCGCCCGCCCAGGGCCCGCGGGTGGTGGCCCTGCTCCACACCATGCTGCTGCTGGGCCTGATCGCCAGCGGCCTGGTCTTCAGCCTGCTGCTGGCCGACTTCACGCCGGTGCGCCTGATCCAGGTGGTGCAGGGCGCGGCGGCGCTGGCCCTGCTGCTGAACCTGGTCGCCCTGTGGAAGCAGGAGCCGCGCCGGCCGCGCAGCCGCGAGGATGCGGCCCCCGCCTTCCGCACCGGCTGGCGCGAGTTCCTGGCCCGCGGCCGGGCGCGCCGCTTCCTGTGGGTGGTGGGCCTGGGCACGGCGGCCTTCAACATGCAGGACATCATCCTGGAGCCCTATGGCGGCGAGGTGCTGGGCCTGAGCGTGAGCCAGACCAGCCTGCTCACCGCGCTGATGGCCCTGGGCGCGCTGGCGGCCTTCGGCCTCTCGGCCCGCTTGCTCGGCCGGGGCGTGAACCCGCTGAGCCTGGCGGCCTGGGGCGCGGTGCTGGGCCTGCCGGCCTTTGCCCTGGTCATCCTGGCCGCGCCGCTGGGCGCGCCCGGCCTGTTCCGCCTGGGCACCGTGCTGATCGGTGCGGGCGGCGGCTTCTTCGCCGTCGGCACCCTGAGCGCGGCCATGGACCTGGGCCGCGCCAACCTGCGCGAGACCGGCCTGGCCCTGGGCGCCTGGGGCGCCGTGCAGGCCACCGTGGCCGGCGCCTCGATCGCCTTCGGCGGCGTGCTGCGCGACCTGCTCTCCGGCCTGGCCCTGCAGGGCCACCTGGGCGTGGCGCTCAACGAAGCCTCGGCCGGCTACGGCGCCATCTACCACCTCGAACTGTTGCTGCTCTTCGCCACCCTGGTGGCGATCGGGCCGCTGGTGCGGGCCGCGCGCATCGCCGCGCCCGCCGACCCTTCCCCCCCGGGTGCCGACCGGGCCCCCGATCCGCAAGCCGGCTTCGGCCTGGCCCGGCTGCCCGGCTGAGTTCGCTCAGCCCTTCAAGCGCCCTCCATCCCCCAGGAGACCCTCCATGGAAACCGCCGCCATCACCCAGTACGTCGATGTCGCCCAGATCGTGCTGTACCTGTTCTGGGCCTTCTTCTTCGGCTTGATCTATTACCTCCAGCGCGAGAGCCACCGCGAGGGCTATCCCATGGATTCGGGCCACGGCCTGAAGCAGAAGATCGCCGGCTGGCCCGTCGCCTCGCCCAAGACCTACCTGCTGCCGCATGGCGGCTCGGTGCAGGTGCCGCCCGGCCCCTCGGGCGAGCCGCCGCTCAAGGCCAGCCCTGGCCGCCCCGGCAGCGGCGCGCCGCTGGAGCCGGACGGCGATCCGATGCAGGCTTTCGTCGGCCCGGGCAGCTATGCCATGCGTGCCGACGTGCCCGACCTGACCATGGACGGCGACATCAAGATCGTCCCGCTGCGCGTGGCCGCCGACCACGGCGTGGCCCGCCAGGACCGCGACCCGCGCGGCCTGCCGGTGGTGGGCGCCGATGGCGTGGTGGCCGGCCATGTCAGCGACCTGTGGGTGGACCGCAGCGAAATGCTGTTCCGCTACCTTGAGGTCGACGTGCCCGGCGCCGCCCACGGCCCGCACATCCTCGTGCCCATGGCCTTCGCCAAGGTGCGCCGCGACCGCATCGAGGTCGATGCCGTGCTCGGCCACCAGCTCGATGGCGTGCCGCGCACCCGTCACCCGGACCGCATCA contains:
- a CDS encoding BCD family MFS transporter encodes the protein MKPAGTPRKPSPLAQWWARQWPRWLPFADAASASLPLPRLLRLALFQVSVGMATALLVGTLNRVMIVELGMSAGLVALMVALPLVAAPFRAFIGFRSDHHRSALGWKRVPYLWLGSLMLFGGLAIMPFALLLLGEGGLKGQTFGAVGGALAFLLVGAGMQMTQTAGLALATDLAPPAQGPRVVALLHTMLLLGLIASGLVFSLLLADFTPVRLIQVVQGAAALALLLNLVALWKQEPRRPRSREDAAPAFRTGWREFLARGRARRFLWVVGLGTAAFNMQDIILEPYGGEVLGLSVSQTSLLTALMALGALAAFGLSARLLGRGVNPLSLAAWGAVLGLPAFALVILAAPLGAPGLFRLGTVLIGAGGGFFAVGTLSAAMDLGRANLRETGLALGAWGAVQATVAGASIAFGGVLRDLLSGLALQGHLGVALNEASAGYGAIYHLELLLLFATLVAIGPLVRAARIAAPADPSPPGADRAPDPQAGFGLARLPG
- the puhA gene encoding photosynthetic reaction center subunit H → METAAITQYVDVAQIVLYLFWAFFFGLIYYLQRESHREGYPMDSGHGLKQKIAGWPVASPKTYLLPHGGSVQVPPGPSGEPPLKASPGRPGSGAPLEPDGDPMQAFVGPGSYAMRADVPDLTMDGDIKIVPLRVAADHGVARQDRDPRGLPVVGADGVVAGHVSDLWVDRSEMLFRYLEVDVPGAAHGPHILVPMAFAKVRRDRIEVDAVLGHQLDGVPRTRHPDRITLLEEEKVCAYYGAGTLYATPARQEPLV
- a CDS encoding ferredoxin:protochlorophyllide reductase (ATP-dependent) subunit N codes for the protein MNAPIPIHVQPLHELPPAAGGGCSSAPVLRERGQREVFCGLTGIVWLHRKIQDAFFLIVGSRTCAHLMQSAAGVMIFAEPRFATAIIEERDLAGLADANEELDRVVERLLTRRPDIKLLFLVGSCPSEVIKLDLSRAAQRLSQRFTPGVRVLNYSGSGIETTFTQGEDACLATLVPELPALPAEAAPELLVVGTLADVVEDQFARLFQALGVPVRFLPPRQSRALPPVGPQTRMLLAQPFLGDTARALEGRGARHLPALFPLGEEGTTAWLAAAAEAFGISREHFDAVTAPGRARARAALERQRTLLAGRSIFFFPDSQLELPLARFLSRELDMRLTEVGTPYLHRGHLAAELALLPAGTRLSEGQDVDRQLDRCRAAAPDLTVCGLGLANPLEAEGLSTKWAIELVFSPIQGYDQAGDLAALFSRPLDRRQRLAA
- the bchL gene encoding ferredoxin:protochlorophyllide reductase (ATP-dependent) iron-sulfur ATP-binding protein — its product is MDITTLPFPTVRTASRRPDGEGSLQVQLDPDLKIGTAKVFAIYGKGGIGKSTTSSNLSAAFSKLGKRVLQIGCDPKHDSTFTLTKKMLPTVIDILETVDFHPEELKPEDFVFEGYNGVMCVEAGGPPAGTGCGGYVVGQTVKLLKEHHLLEDTDVVIFDVLGDVVCGGFAAPLQHADRAMIVTANDFDSIFAMNRIVQAIGAKAKNYKVRLGGVIANRSVDTDQIDKYNARTGLGLAAHFQDLDVIRRSRLKKSTVFEMDDAPGLKQAQDEYMRLAAAMWVGTEPLPAVPLKDRDIFDLLGFD
- a CDS encoding magnesium chelatase subunit H, whose translation is MTPKRTTAAEAHAPGAAGTGMRVVLVTMDAHLVSSAARAMATLERQLPGLVFEVHLACAWAEDAEALARCRAAIAGADLLICAMLFMEDHYLPVLDALQARRPDCDAVVALLSAAPVMKLTRMGRFSMDGSSGGPMALLRKLRGKPAEGKPAGGGGAQQMAMLRRLPKILRFIPGTAQDLRAWMLAMQYWLAGSQENLGALVHFLVDRYAEGPRKGLRGRGSVPDPVAYPEVGVYHPRLQAGPAAQGLSEDAGKLPALPGATGTVGLLLMRSYLLAGNRAHYDGVIAALEARGLRVIPVFASGLDARPAVERYFLDGERSRVDAVVSLTGFSLVGGPAYNDSRSAEALLARLDVPYLAAMPVEFQSLTQWQDSSRGLLPVESTIMVALPELDGATGAMVFGGRAGPTAPAAGTAPATPAVQDGRAAGHDMAVHPERAAMLADRVARLVALRRSPRAERRIAIVLFNFPPNGGAAGSAAHLGVFESLHHVLGRMAAEGYRVDVPESVDALREALLQGNASRHGTEANVHARIPTADHIRCEPHLAEIEATWGPAPGRQLSDGASLLVLGRSFGEVFVGLQPPFGIEGDPMRLLFEGGHAPTHAFSAFYRWIREDFGAHAVLHFGTHGALEFMPGKQAGLSAACWPDRLIRDLPSFYLYAANNPSEGMLAKRRAAATLISHITPPLTQAGLYRGLVDLRDSLDRWRRLPPETEAAEAGDLAQLIQAQAAELDLAPLEPAWPLPEAPAAIETLRLALAELEATLIPQGLHVLGRPPSAHARLDLLHALAEAGPAPHPGREALAELVAGHRPAEVLARHPLTAAGRDDAAASEALARLEGLARTDAMLCADHETDGLLHALDAGYLRPAPGGDLLRTPEVLPTGRNLHGFDPFRLPSAWAVRDGARQAERLLARHQADGHPLPETVALVLWGTDNLKHEGTPIAQALALLGARPRFDSYGRLAGAELMPLASLGRPRIDVVITLSGIFRDLLPLQIKLLAEAAFLAASADEPESQNFIRKHALAWQRGHGGDLETASLRVFGNAEGAYGANVNHLVDSSRWEAEDELAETYCRRKGHAYGLNGRPMRQPELMAEVLAGVQLAYQSLDSVELGVTTVDTYFDTLGGLSRAVQRAKGAAGLPAEVAPVYIGDSTRGEERGTVRTLSEQVALETRTRMLNPKWAEAMLAHGHEGVRQIEAHVTNTFAWSATTGQVQPWVYQQLAQTFMLDPAMRERLAQLNPAASVKVANRLLEAQRRQYWQPNAAVLDAMQRAGEELEDRLEGVLVRAAA
- the bchM gene encoding magnesium protoporphyrin IX methyltransferase, translated to MNDPLISPRPAAGFAPPQADEAYLRRRAAVEHYFDRTAAQAWARLTSEAPVGRIRATVRAGRDRMRATLLDWLPADLRGQRLLDLGCGTGALAVEAARRGAEVVAVDLSPTLVQLGRERCPADVAAQIDWRSGDATDPALGRFDHVVAMDSLIHYRLVDAVTALAALAPRTRGRILFTYAPRTPLLAAMHTLGRCFPRSERSPALQPFAPAQVLRRLAEQPALAAWTAGRQARVNAGFYISQAQEFHR
- the bchF gene encoding 2-vinyl bacteriochlorophyllide hydratase, which codes for MQRPDPSPADPTRSPRAIYSREERARRDASPWTLVQGVLAPLQFLVFLVSLGLVLRTLATGEGQAAAELSVQLKTAVLLLIMVTGSIWEKVVFGRWLFASAFFWEDVVSFGVIALHLACVLAMAYDLGLDARERLLLALAAYASYAVNAGQFLWKLRLARLEAPPRPAPASARGPGRELAR
- the bchB gene encoding ferredoxin:protochlorophyllide reductase (ATP-dependent) subunit B, producing MQLTLWTYEGPPHVGAMRIATAMRGLHYVLHAPQGDTYADLLFTMIERRDRRPPVTYTTFQARDLGGDTAELFKTAVREAHARFQPEALIVGASCTAELIQDDPAGLAGALDLPVPVIPLELPSYQKKEHWGAAETFYQLVRSLCGPAARARREARAAGELPARPAGPRRCNVLGPAALGFRHRDDLAEIRRLLAALGIEIHHVAPLGISPRELATLGEADFNVVLYPEIAGTAAAWLKREFGQPATTVLPYGSRATEAFVREVAALAGVDPEPALAAEDRRARWYAASVDSTYLTGKRVFIFGDATHAVAAAKVAAGEMGFEVVGLGSYSREFAREVRETAASLGLEALITDDYLDVEARIAELQPDLVLGTQMERHIAKRLGLPCAVISAPVHVQDFPARYAPQLGFEGANVLFDTWVHPLMMGLEEHLLGMFRGDFEFHEGAAPSHLGGPARPAAQALPEPLTAEPQPQAAEPAAAPARATPAVAAAPIAAAAPIDTRWAPEAERELGKIPFFVRGKARRNTERYASELGVATITVETLYDAKAHYSR